In a genomic window of Fimbriiglobus ruber:
- a CDS encoding cytidine deaminase produces the protein MAAPDDQMLHNLAKRAKAASETAYCPYSKFRVGAAVLTDDGQIFEGCNVENASYGLTICAERNAVFQMVARAKQKITAVVIYTPTVKPSAPCGACRQVINEFGPDALIMSVCDGEGVLKKKLSELLPDAFGPANLN, from the coding sequence ATGGCCGCGCCGGACGATCAGATGCTGCACAATCTGGCGAAGCGGGCAAAAGCGGCCAGCGAGACGGCGTACTGTCCGTACAGCAAGTTTCGCGTGGGGGCCGCCGTATTAACGGACGACGGCCAGATCTTTGAAGGGTGTAATGTCGAGAATGCGTCCTACGGCCTGACGATCTGCGCGGAGCGCAACGCGGTTTTTCAAATGGTCGCGCGGGCGAAGCAAAAGATCACCGCGGTCGTCATCTACACCCCGACTGTAAAACCCTCAGCCCCGTGCGGTGCGTGCCGCCAGGTGATCAACGAATTCGGCCCGGACGCACTCATTATGAGCGTTTGCGACGGCGAGGGGGTACTCAAGAAGAAGCTGTCCGAATTGCTGCCGGACGCCTTCGGGCCGGCAAATCTCAACTAA
- a CDS encoding transposase gives MRSAKKPKLCSRQIQDRAAELISPIFRPSSSRKCSAPVLLQVVLTAAANIISLFGACLRLGTISDQTARSELKSRLPKQRKPLEAKLNHALREPLPPNTRRRSRDLAIDYHEIPYHGHGPKNHVRGNKPRSGTTTFFTYATACLIHHGHRYTLAYTWVRAEDSTVEVLQRLLTEVGNSGVRIRKLLLDRGFFSVAVMQFLQERNCPFLMPVVMRGRKPRRGKKSTGWRMFRRKPAGWYRHTHRHKGEEVTVRVCVSYKSYRHHRTNKRRAKTLVFASWRVSGAPRDVRDAYRTRFGIESSYRQLGQARIRTSTRNPILRSFFVGLALLLRNLWVWFQALWFGEDRHPRVQAASKRFQFRWMLAVLAQGNNDNETLSDTRT, from the coding sequence ATGCGTTCTGCCAAGAAGCCTAAACTGTGTTCCCGGCAAATTCAAGATCGGGCTGCGGAACTGATCTCTCCGATCTTCAGACCATCGAGTTCGCGCAAATGTTCTGCGCCGGTTCTGCTCCAGGTCGTGTTGACGGCTGCGGCCAACATCATCTCGTTGTTCGGGGCCTGCCTTCGTCTGGGTACGATCTCCGATCAGACGGCGCGCAGCGAATTGAAGTCGCGTCTGCCCAAACAGCGCAAGCCGCTCGAAGCCAAGCTGAACCACGCCTTGCGCGAACCGCTGCCGCCGAACACGCGCCGCCGGTCTCGGGATCTGGCGATCGATTACCACGAAATTCCGTATCACGGACACGGTCCCAAGAATCACGTCCGGGGCAACAAGCCACGCTCGGGGACGACCACGTTTTTTACCTACGCCACCGCCTGTCTGATTCATCATGGGCACAGGTATACCCTGGCGTACACGTGGGTCCGGGCGGAAGACTCGACGGTCGAGGTTCTGCAACGACTCCTGACCGAGGTCGGGAACAGCGGCGTGAGGATTCGCAAACTGCTTCTGGATCGGGGGTTTTTCAGCGTCGCCGTGATGCAGTTTCTCCAGGAGCGCAACTGTCCCTTCCTGATGCCCGTGGTGATGCGCGGGCGGAAGCCGCGTCGCGGGAAGAAGTCCACGGGATGGCGGATGTTCCGGCGCAAGCCCGCCGGCTGGTATCGTCACACGCACCGTCACAAGGGTGAGGAGGTGACCGTGAGGGTCTGTGTGAGTTACAAGAGCTACCGCCACCACCGGACGAACAAGCGGCGGGCCAAGACGTTGGTATTCGCCAGCTGGCGTGTGTCGGGTGCACCGAGGGACGTGCGTGACGCGTATCGCACACGGTTCGGGATCGAAAGCAGCTATCGGCAACTCGGTCAGGCGCGAATCCGGACCAGTACCCGGAACCCGATCCTGCGATCGTTCTTCGTGGGTCTGGCCCTGTTGCTGCGAAACCTTTGGGTGTGGTTTCAGGCGCTCTGGTTCGGGGAGGACAGGCACCCGCGAGTGCAAGCGGCATCGAAACGATTCCAGTTCAGGTGGATGTTGGCCGTACTTGCTCAAGGAAATAACGACAACGAAACGCTTTCTGATACGCGAACATAA